AAGATTGGAAAATAGATCCGTTACAATCTTGATACGATCTGGATCGATTGAAAAGCGAATAATAAGATCTCTTTGAAAAATCGAGAGATTAAGGTTTATAGCGGTAAACTTCTTTCACTAGATCGGAATCTCTTCCTAAAATAGCGGACATTCGTACCTTATCCCAGGCCAAAGGATTTCCGTTCTTATCCAAGGCAAAACCTCCTGCTTCTTCCAAAGCGAGAACTCCTGCGGCAAAATCCCAAACCTTTGCTCCGCTCAGATTCATGAATAGATCCGTCTTGCCCTCTAATAATTCCAGAAAGCCGGCTCCTGTCGCCGCCAAAGCGCGAGTGGCCAATGTCTTTTTGCTAACTGCGGAGATCCAACGGTAGTCTTCGTCTTGAAACGTATTATTGATCTCTAAAGAAAGAATACATCGATCCAAGCTTCCACCTTGAGATAATCGGATCCGATTCTCTCCTATGAATGTTCCCTTTCCTTTTTCAGAGAGAAGGAATAGATCGGAGCAAGGATAATAAATGCATCCTGCGTACGGAGATCCTTCTTTTAGAAAACTAAGGATCACACTGAATTCTTTCATTCCTCTTGAGAAGAGCGCAGTTCCGTCTAACTCGTCGCAAACTACACATGTCTTTGGCAGAGGTTCCTGATTTTCCTGCTCCTCCATCACAAAGGAGAAGCCAGCGAATTCTTTGCTTAGGATCTCTTCTAAGATCTCATGAGATCTCA
Above is a window of Leptospira semungkisensis DNA encoding:
- a CDS encoding inositol monophosphatase family protein, with the translated sequence MTLRSDILDVFQSASRQAGSEILKLFNGTSEYDLKDPMQVLTEADLRSHEILEEILSKEFAGFSFVMEEQENQEPLPKTCVVCDELDGTALFSRGMKEFSVILSFLKEGSPYAGCIYYPCSDLFLLSEKGKGTFIGENRIRLSQGGSLDRCILSLEINNTFQDEDYRWISAVSKKTLATRALAATGAGFLELLEGKTDLFMNLSGAKVWDFAAGVLALEEAGGFALDKNGNPLAWDKVRMSAILGRDSDLVKEVYRYKP